In Chryseobacterium lactis, a single genomic region encodes these proteins:
- a CDS encoding GlsB/YeaQ/YmgE family stress response membrane protein, with translation MGILTWILFGLIAGAIAKMIMPGTQGGGWLITIILGIVGAFVGGAIGVYILHWGDVESFWNPRSWILAIGGALIVLWIYGMATKKS, from the coding sequence ATGGGAATACTAACATGGATCTTATTTGGTCTTATTGCAGGTGCAATTGCTAAAATGATTATGCCGGGAACACAAGGAGGTGGATGGCTAATTACTATTATCCTCGGAATTGTGGGAGCATTTGTAGGAGGAGCTATTGGAGTTTATATTCTACACTGGGGAGATGTTGAATCATTCTGGAATCCTAGAAGCTGGATTCTGGCAATCGGAGGCGCTTTGATTGTCCTCTGGATCTACGGAATGGCCACGAAGAAAAGCTAG
- the sppA gene encoding signal peptide peptidase SppA, giving the protein MRSFFKNVLANIVAIVILCVLFFFFFIIMLVFSSMGSDKSVVVKKNSVLTINLKTKIIDSPTEEEMGLFGISGQNKNILLYDVLEAINKAKTDDNIKGISIEADDLNAGLTQIDDLRNAIQDFKKSGKFVYAYGNGVSQSAYYLGSVADQYYLNPSGGIELKGLSTEVTFLKGFADKYGIGIEVIRHGKFKSAVEPFLRNDISPENKEQLSTLLNDLWKNTSNKMAASRKIDTAQFRTVVDSLYGMIPELGLKYKLADKLIQKTEYEDLIKSKLSLKDKEKLNKISVASYISSYSDDDASGEKVAVLYASGSINNGDGYNDINSERYVKYIKKLQDDDKVKAVVFRINSPGGSANASDEILFELQQLKKKKPLVVSFGDYAASGGYYIAMAADKIYSEPNTLTGSIGVFGVMPYYKDIANKNGIRADIVSTNANSMYYSGLNGVSPYGVNMMTRSVEGTYKRFVHFVTQNRKKSFEEIDNVGGGRVWSGTRAKEIGLVDELGTLNDAVKFAAQKAGLKSYNVDSFPKKMSPFEQIFKDLNEEDVSARVIKSKIGKSNYEILQQITDKKLQSEVKMEMPYQIRVN; this is encoded by the coding sequence ATGAGAAGTTTCTTTAAAAACGTTTTGGCAAATATAGTCGCAATTGTCATACTTTGCGTCTTATTTTTCTTCTTTTTCATTATAATGCTTGTGTTTAGTTCGATGGGGAGTGATAAGTCGGTAGTGGTGAAAAAGAACTCGGTTCTGACGATTAATTTAAAAACTAAAATAATAGATAGTCCTACTGAAGAAGAAATGGGACTGTTCGGAATCAGTGGTCAAAATAAGAACATCCTCTTATATGATGTATTGGAAGCTATTAACAAAGCTAAAACAGATGATAATATTAAGGGAATAAGTATTGAGGCAGATGATCTGAACGCCGGGCTGACCCAGATTGATGATCTTAGAAATGCGATCCAGGATTTTAAAAAGAGTGGAAAGTTTGTGTATGCTTACGGAAATGGAGTTTCACAATCCGCTTATTACTTAGGGTCTGTAGCAGATCAGTATTATCTTAATCCTTCAGGAGGTATAGAATTAAAAGGTCTTTCTACTGAAGTGACATTCCTGAAAGGCTTTGCAGACAAATACGGAATTGGGATCGAGGTAATACGCCATGGTAAATTTAAATCTGCAGTAGAACCTTTTTTACGAAATGATATTTCTCCTGAGAATAAGGAACAGCTCAGCACACTTCTGAACGACCTTTGGAAAAATACATCCAATAAAATGGCAGCTTCAAGAAAAATTGATACTGCCCAGTTCAGAACAGTTGTAGATAGTTTATACGGAATGATACCTGAATTAGGATTAAAATATAAACTGGCAGATAAACTTATTCAAAAAACAGAGTACGAAGATCTGATTAAGTCAAAATTAAGCTTAAAAGATAAAGAGAAGCTAAATAAGATTTCAGTAGCCAGCTATATCAGCTCTTATTCTGATGATGATGCTTCAGGTGAAAAGGTAGCGGTATTATATGCTTCAGGATCTATTAATAATGGAGATGGATATAATGATATCAATTCTGAGAGATATGTAAAGTATATTAAAAAGCTTCAGGATGATGATAAAGTGAAGGCTGTTGTTTTCAGAATCAATTCTCCGGGGGGAAGTGCTAATGCTTCGGATGAAATTTTATTTGAATTGCAGCAATTGAAAAAGAAAAAGCCTTTGGTTGTTTCTTTTGGTGACTATGCCGCTTCTGGTGGGTACTACATTGCAATGGCAGCGGATAAAATTTATTCAGAACCCAACACTCTTACAGGTTCCATCGGAGTTTTCGGAGTGATGCCTTATTATAAAGATATTGCGAACAAGAACGGAATTCGTGCGGATATTGTTTCTACCAATGCTAATTCTATGTATTACTCGGGGTTAAACGGAGTTTCGCCTTACGGGGTTAATATGATGACGAGAAGTGTTGAAGGAACGTATAAGAGATTTGTCCATTTTGTTACTCAAAACAGGAAAAAGTCTTTTGAAGAGATTGATAATGTCGGGGGTGGTAGAGTATGGAGTGGTACCCGCGCTAAAGAAATCGGACTGGTAGATGAACTGGGAACGTTGAATGATGCTGTAAAATTTGCCGCACAAAAAGCAGGGTTGAAATCTTATAACGTAGATTCTTTCCCTAAGAAAATGTCTCCATTTGAGCAGATTTTCAAAGACCTTAACGAGGAAGATGTTTCTGCCAGAGTTATTAAGAGTAAAATAGGTAAATCCAATTATGAGATTTTACAACAGATTACAGATAAAAAATTACAGTCTGAAGTAAAAATGGAAATGCCTTACCAAATAAGAGTTAACTAA
- a CDS encoding OmpA family protein: MKLSLAIAALALTMPAVSYAQDSTVATDGKYPNTFSSGSANVSPFTNKSKRFNDWSISVGAGVPLMQSADLTSIKNGNGKNLFGYSAYVSIDKAITHAFGINLQYDRGETRQGWFNTKDAAPDAKAIAGRTQYDAISILGDINFSNLLRRVDNHSPYRWALHGYAGVGTIAYRAYQKDINGQQLMTEVKPFKLGSMFGQAGAGLKFKVSRRVDIEGRLMYVITGDDTFDGGGDPYSQVNRRSSQVSDNFFNATLGASFKLGKNQSHLMWHDPLQEIYYKLDVLANKKQDIEVCKKGDADNDGVCDDWDRQLDTPAGARVDGAGVALDTDLDGVIDLYDKCVTVPGPVENNGCPVKKDNNQTAVEVEKTLKDIYFNFNKATIRPESNSKLDLAASIIKENGGNYLLTGHTDIKGSAAYNLRLSKERAAAVVSALESRGISDNVLKSKGVGSAEAKIPASASDAERLADRKVTVRFVEGSEWNSIQKKDYEDAPVKKAVKKSPAKKKKK, encoded by the coding sequence ATGAAATTAAGTTTAGCAATTGCTGCACTGGCTCTAACGATGCCAGCGGTAAGTTATGCACAAGACTCAACTGTAGCTACTGACGGAAAGTATCCCAATACTTTTTCTTCCGGATCTGCAAATGTTTCCCCATTTACCAATAAATCAAAAAGATTTAATGACTGGTCTATTTCAGTAGGAGCAGGAGTTCCATTGATGCAATCAGCAGATTTAACATCTATTAAAAATGGTAACGGTAAAAACCTTTTTGGATACTCTGCTTATGTAAGTATTGACAAAGCTATTACTCATGCTTTTGGAATTAATTTACAATATGACAGAGGTGAAACCAGACAAGGATGGTTCAACACCAAAGATGCTGCTCCTGATGCAAAAGCAATAGCTGGTAGAACTCAGTATGATGCGATCTCTATTTTAGGAGATATCAACTTCTCTAACCTATTGAGAAGAGTTGACAATCATTCTCCTTACAGATGGGCACTTCATGGATATGCCGGTGTTGGTACAATCGCCTACAGAGCCTATCAGAAAGATATCAACGGACAACAACTCATGACTGAAGTAAAACCTTTCAAGCTTGGTTCAATGTTCGGACAGGCTGGTGCTGGTTTGAAATTTAAAGTAAGCAGAAGAGTTGATATTGAAGGTAGATTAATGTATGTGATAACCGGTGATGATACCTTTGACGGAGGTGGTGATCCATACAGCCAAGTTAACAGACGTTCTTCACAAGTTTCCGACAATTTCTTTAACGCTACTTTAGGAGCATCTTTCAAACTAGGAAAAAATCAATCACATTTAATGTGGCATGATCCACTTCAGGAAATCTATTACAAACTTGATGTTTTGGCCAACAAAAAACAAGACATTGAAGTATGTAAAAAAGGAGATGCTGATAACGACGGAGTATGCGACGATTGGGACAGACAGCTTGACACTCCTGCCGGAGCAAGAGTTGATGGTGCCGGAGTTGCTCTTGACACTGACTTAGATGGTGTAATTGACCTTTACGATAAGTGTGTAACGGTTCCTGGACCTGTTGAAAATAATGGTTGTCCGGTGAAAAAAGACAATAATCAAACTGCAGTAGAGGTAGAAAAAACATTAAAAGATATCTACTTCAACTTTAATAAAGCTACGATCAGACCAGAGTCTAACAGCAAACTGGATCTCGCAGCTTCTATTATTAAAGAAAACGGAGGAAATTATCTGTTAACAGGACATACTGATATCAAAGGAAGTGCAGCTTACAACCTGAGATTATCTAAAGAAAGAGCAGCTGCTGTTGTATCAGCTTTAGAGAGTAGAGGTATTAGTGATAATGTATTAAAATCCAAAGGTGTAGGTTCTGCAGAAGCAAAAATTCCTGCTTCCGCTTCAGACGCCGAAAGATTGGCAGATAGAAAAGTAACAGTAAGATTTGTAGAGGGTTCAGAGTGGAATTCTATTCAAAAGAAAGACTATGAAGACGCTCCAGTGAAGAAAGCTGTGAAAAAATCACCTGCTAAGAAAAAGAAGAAGTAA
- the folK gene encoding 2-amino-4-hydroxy-6-hydroxymethyldihydropteridine diphosphokinase, protein MSQQRVVLLLGSNLGEQKKNIELALQKIENAGNNISQISEFLISDPVEFVSSNIFCNIATVIFTHLSPIQLLDCIKSIEVEMGRINDSIVSGGYTDRIIDIDIIKYNELNFVSERLEIPHKKHLFERDFSRILLKDFI, encoded by the coding sequence ATGTCGCAGCAAAGGGTAGTTTTGTTACTAGGAAGTAATCTCGGAGAGCAAAAAAAAAATATAGAGCTTGCATTACAGAAAATAGAGAATGCCGGAAATAACATTTCACAAATAAGCGAATTTTTAATATCAGACCCTGTAGAATTTGTTAGTTCCAATATTTTTTGTAATATTGCAACAGTAATATTCACGCATCTTTCACCAATTCAGCTGCTTGATTGTATTAAAAGTATAGAAGTTGAAATGGGAAGAATTAATGATTCAATCGTATCCGGAGGCTACACAGACCGAATAATAGATATTGATATCATTAAGTATAATGAATTAAACTTTGTATCAGAAAGATTAGAAATCCCTCATAAAAAACATCTTTTTGAAAGGGATTTTTCCAGAATATTATTAAAGGATTTTATTTAA
- a CDS encoding OmpA family protein codes for MKLSLAIVALALAIPTAIYAQDSTAVSNGTYPNTFSSGSANVSPFNNKSKRFNDWAISAGVGVPLMQSADLTSIKNGNGKNLFGYSAYVSIDKAITHAFGINLQYDRGETRQGWFNTKDAAPDAKAIAGRTQYDAISILGDINFSNLLRRVDNHSPYRWALHGYAGVGTIAYRAYQKDINGQQLMTEVKPFKLGSLFGQAGAGLKFKVNRRIDIEGRLMYVITGDDTFDGGGDPYSQVNRRSSQVSDNFFNATLGVSLKLGKHESHLMWHDPLQEIYYKLDVLANKNQDIEVCKKGDADNDGVCDDWDRQLDTPAGARVDGAGVALDTDLDGVIDLYDKCVTVPGPVENNGCPVTTGPVIETETKLEGIEFDLNSDRILPSNTPILNNAVNYINSSTGAYNVIGATDTRGTDAYNQKLSQRRANNVKNYLIKNGVQSGKLNSIGKGKKDLKYPECEPATKCPEWKNRANRRVYFEAK; via the coding sequence ATGAAATTAAGTTTAGCAATTGTTGCATTAGCTTTGGCAATTCCCACTGCTATCTATGCACAAGACTCGACGGCAGTTTCAAATGGAACGTACCCTAATACTTTTTCTTCCGGATCTGCCAATGTTTCCCCATTTAACAATAAATCGAAAAGATTTAATGACTGGGCTATTTCCGCAGGGGTTGGTGTTCCATTGATGCAATCTGCAGATTTAACATCTATCAAGAATGGTAACGGTAAAAACCTTTTTGGATATTCCGCTTATGTAAGTATTGACAAAGCCATTACTCATGCTTTTGGAATTAACTTACAATATGACAGAGGTGAAACCAGACAAGGTTGGTTCAATACCAAAGATGCTGCTCCTGATGCAAAAGCAATAGCTGGTAGAACTCAATATGATGCGATCTCTATTTTAGGAGATATCAACTTCTCGAACCTATTGAGAAGAGTTGATAATCATTCTCCTTACAGATGGGCACTTCATGGATATGCCGGTGTTGGTACAATTGCCTACAGAGCCTATCAGAAAGATATCAACGGACAACAACTGATGACTGAAGTAAAACCTTTCAAGCTTGGTTCACTGTTCGGACAGGCTGGTGCCGGTTTAAAGTTCAAAGTTAACAGAAGAATCGACATCGAAGGTAGATTAATGTATGTGATAACCGGTGATGATACATTTGACGGAGGCGGTGATCCATACAGCCAAGTTAACAGACGTTCTTCTCAAGTTTCCGACAACTTCTTTAACGCAACTTTAGGGGTATCTTTGAAATTAGGAAAACACGAATCTCACTTAATGTGGCATGATCCACTTCAGGAAATCTATTACAAGCTTGATGTTTTGGCCAACAAAAATCAGGATATCGAGGTATGTAAAAAAGGAGATGCTGATAACGATGGAGTATGCGACGATTGGGACAGACAACTTGACACTCCTGCCGGAGCAAGAGTTGATGGTGCCGGAGTTGCTCTTGACACTGACTTAGATGGTGTAATTGACCTTTACGATAAGTGTGTAACGGTTCCTGGACCTGTTGAAAACAACGGTTGCCCAGTAACTACAGGACCTGTAATTGAAACAGAAACTAAATTAGAAGGAATTGAATTTGACTTAAATTCTGACAGAATTTTACCATCAAATACACCAATCCTGAACAATGCTGTAAACTATATCAATTCTTCAACAGGTGCTTACAATGTAATCGGAGCTACTGATACAAGAGGTACTGATGCTTACAACCAAAAGCTATCTCAAAGAAGAGCAAACAACGTTAAAAATTATTTAATTAAAAACGGTGTTCAATCTGGTAAACTAAATTCAATAGGAAAAGGTAAAAAAGACCTTAAATATCCTGAGTGCGAACCAGCAACAAAATGCCCTGAATGGAAAAACAGAGCAAACAGAAGAGTTTACTTCGAAGCTAAATAA
- a CDS encoding flagellar motor protein MotB, translated as MKLGLLLLATLPIAAYAQDSSTTVNSSTEYPNTFSSGSANVQPFNNKAKRFRDWSISVGGGPAFMVHSALTSINKDKVNWGYNAYISIDKQISHTFGASIMYTRGETKQTGQLPGLPGQLAGVATATTQFDQVSLLGDINFSNLLRRVDNHSPYRWAFHGYGGIGLQAYRTSLHDNDRNRWSDNPKRVPLFVRKELDFGSLYYQFGLGLKYNVSKLIDVEARTMYLISGEQSFDGSGYNNSSYDPAAPVESQYRYTILNNKRSYNAWTVSLGVSFKLGKASQLTHLAWHDPLQEAYYRTNVLENASTDFVVCEKGDKDNDGVCDDWDRQLDTPAGARVDGAGVALDMDLDGVIDLYDKCVTVPGPVENNGCPVK; from the coding sequence ATGAAATTAGGTTTATTATTATTGGCGACACTGCCTATAGCTGCCTACGCACAAGATAGCAGTACTACAGTAAACTCTTCTACAGAGTACCCTAATACTTTTTCTTCGGGTTCCGCAAACGTGCAACCATTTAACAACAAAGCCAAGCGTTTCAGAGATTGGTCTATTTCTGTTGGTGGTGGTCCGGCATTTATGGTACACTCCGCTTTAACCTCCATTAATAAGGATAAGGTTAATTGGGGATATAATGCTTACATCAGTATTGATAAGCAAATCTCGCATACATTCGGGGCAAGCATTATGTACACCAGAGGAGAAACAAAACAAACAGGTCAACTTCCTGGATTACCAGGACAATTGGCAGGTGTAGCAACCGCTACCACTCAGTTTGATCAGGTTTCCCTATTAGGAGACATTAACTTTTCCAATTTATTAAGAAGAGTTGATAATCATTCTCCATACCGATGGGCTTTCCATGGTTATGGTGGAATCGGACTTCAGGCATACAGAACCTCTCTGCATGACAATGACCGAAACAGATGGAGTGATAATCCTAAAAGAGTTCCTCTATTTGTTAGAAAAGAACTTGATTTTGGATCTTTATACTATCAGTTTGGTTTAGGACTAAAATATAACGTTTCTAAACTTATTGATGTTGAAGCCAGAACCATGTATCTGATCAGTGGAGAACAGTCGTTTGACGGAAGTGGATATAATAACTCAAGTTATGATCCTGCCGCACCTGTAGAATCACAATACAGATACACTATATTGAACAACAAGAGATCTTACAATGCATGGACTGTTTCTCTGGGAGTATCTTTCAAACTAGGAAAAGCGTCACAGTTAACACACTTGGCATGGCATGATCCACTTCAGGAAGCCTATTACAGAACTAACGTTCTTGAGAATGCTTCTACTGATTTTGTTGTATGCGAAAAAGGCGATAAAGATAATGACGGAGTATGTGATGATTGGGACAGACAGCTTGACACTCCTGCAGGAGCAAGAGTTGACGGTGCCGGAGTTGCATTAGATATGGACCTTGATGGAGTTATAGACTTATACGATAAGTGTGTAACCGTTCCAGGACCAGTTGAAAACAACGGATGCCCAGTTAAATAA
- a CDS encoding RecQ family ATP-dependent DNA helicase translates to MISSQDFQKLKYDTLKYFWGYTGFRDSQEEIINSVLNEKDTLVLLPTGAGKSLCYQLPALLKEGTCLVISPLLALMKDQVNQLKFRGIDAEYLSSELDEYDAENIYNRCKEGLTKLLYVSPERLTNSQFLQNIEEIQLSFIAVDEAHCISEWGQDFRPSYQNIKNFRTNNPEIPCLALTATATPKVLEEIKNKLELKNPGVFQKSFKRDNIRIFSEEVSDKFQRVLDILKYNNDSGIVYVRTRKEAELLDEFLKKNQLKNVDYFHAGLTTKEKNTRQATWNKSDNHVLISTNAFGMGIDKDNVRFVIHYSPAASLENYYQEIGRSGRDGKDSFAFMLWNKQELSNFDEILKNQTPNKAEFLRIISYLYSIFQVAEFELPEKTFQLNSSGIQNFTRLSKAKINNVLGFLHNQEIIYYNDNKSLSSLELFIKADEIDQLPQKDAYFIELLLRTMSGITTHKVLFSEQQVSNKIGVGLPLIKERLKELQQKNYLEYIDGALSSIKFLKPRDERAIQNAYWKLFEHIQKNKIQKWEEMKFYVENNDYCKMKLILAYFGEKNSKNCGQCSVCEKNKQSIFGKNISQQIINLLSKKPSTIEELSVQLSYHSKNNILENLIFLLDSGKIKMLNFRTYAINH, encoded by the coding sequence ATGATTTCTTCGCAGGATTTTCAAAAATTAAAATATGATACTCTTAAGTATTTTTGGGGCTACACCGGCTTCAGGGATTCTCAGGAAGAAATCATCAATTCCGTTCTTAATGAAAAAGATACGCTGGTTCTACTTCCTACCGGTGCCGGGAAGTCTTTATGTTACCAGCTTCCTGCCTTATTAAAAGAAGGAACCTGCCTCGTTATCTCGCCATTGCTTGCTTTAATGAAGGATCAGGTAAACCAGCTTAAGTTCCGTGGGATAGATGCTGAGTATCTGTCTTCAGAATTGGATGAATATGATGCTGAAAACATTTATAACCGTTGTAAGGAAGGGCTTACGAAACTTTTATATGTTTCTCCTGAACGATTAACAAATAGTCAGTTTCTACAGAATATTGAAGAAATTCAGCTATCATTCATCGCGGTCGACGAAGCCCACTGTATTTCAGAATGGGGACAGGATTTCCGTCCAAGTTATCAGAATATTAAAAACTTCAGAACTAACAATCCTGAAATTCCTTGTTTGGCCTTAACTGCTACGGCCACTCCAAAAGTACTGGAAGAAATCAAAAATAAACTGGAACTGAAAAATCCAGGTGTTTTCCAAAAAAGTTTTAAAAGAGATAATATCAGAATTTTTTCAGAAGAAGTTTCCGATAAATTCCAACGTGTCCTTGATATCCTTAAATACAACAATGATTCGGGAATCGTATATGTAAGAACCCGAAAAGAAGCAGAATTACTGGATGAATTTTTGAAAAAAAATCAATTAAAAAATGTTGATTACTTTCATGCCGGGCTAACTACAAAAGAAAAAAACACCAGACAAGCTACCTGGAACAAAAGTGATAATCATGTGTTGATTTCCACCAACGCGTTTGGAATGGGAATCGATAAGGACAATGTACGTTTTGTGATCCACTACTCACCTGCTGCATCTTTAGAAAATTATTATCAGGAAATCGGAAGGTCAGGAAGAGATGGAAAAGACAGTTTTGCGTTTATGCTTTGGAATAAGCAGGAGCTTTCGAATTTTGATGAGATTTTAAAAAATCAAACTCCGAATAAGGCTGAATTTTTAAGAATTATCAGCTACCTCTACTCTATTTTTCAGGTCGCAGAATTTGAGTTGCCGGAAAAAACATTCCAGCTTAATAGTTCAGGAATACAAAACTTCACAAGATTATCAAAGGCAAAAATCAATAATGTTCTTGGCTTTTTGCATAATCAGGAAATCATTTATTATAATGACAATAAAAGCCTGTCTTCTCTGGAGCTTTTTATTAAGGCTGATGAAATAGATCAATTACCTCAAAAAGATGCTTATTTCATAGAGCTTCTTCTCCGTACCATGTCCGGAATCACTACGCACAAAGTATTATTTAGCGAACAACAGGTAAGTAATAAAATCGGAGTTGGTCTTCCATTAATAAAAGAACGACTTAAAGAACTTCAACAGAAAAACTACCTTGAATACATCGACGGTGCTTTGTCTAGCATCAAGTTCTTAAAACCTCGGGATGAAAGAGCTATTCAGAATGCTTACTGGAAACTGTTTGAACACATTCAGAAAAATAAAATCCAGAAATGGGAAGAGATGAAATTTTACGTAGAAAATAACGACTACTGCAAAATGAAACTTATCCTGGCTTATTTTGGAGAGAAAAATTCAAAAAATTGTGGACAGTGTTCTGTTTGTGAAAAAAATAAACAATCCATTTTCGGAAAGAATATTTCCCAGCAGATTATTAATTTATTATCTAAGAAGCCTTCAACCATCGAGGAACTTTCTGTACAACTGAGTTATCATTCTAAAAATAATATCCTGGAAAACCTTATTTTTCTTTTAGATTCCGGAAAGATAAAAATGCTGAACTTCAGAACCTATGCAATTAATCATTAG
- a CDS encoding RidA family protein: MKKAFALVCTVTFLFSFSQKTMNPVEYKNSPEVFNIKGLSQSVSIDCGSSKMILLSGQVPLDSKGNLVGNTVEEQTHQIFRNIENILKEYGGTGKDIVKMGIFIRDISKTPDFRKVRDAYVNIQNPPVSSLVEVSRLFRDDVLIEVEATAVIKNK, translated from the coding sequence ATGAAAAAGGCTTTTGCTCTCGTTTGCACAGTAACTTTTCTATTTTCATTCAGCCAGAAAACAATGAACCCTGTAGAATATAAAAATTCACCAGAAGTTTTCAACATTAAAGGATTATCACAGTCAGTAAGCATTGATTGTGGCAGTTCTAAAATGATTTTATTATCTGGACAGGTTCCTTTAGATTCAAAAGGCAACCTGGTGGGAAATACTGTAGAAGAACAAACACATCAAATTTTCAGAAATATAGAAAATATACTGAAAGAATATGGAGGTACCGGAAAAGACATTGTAAAGATGGGAATCTTTATCAGAGACATCTCTAAAACCCCTGATTTCAGAAAAGTGAGAGATGCGTATGTCAATATTCAAAACCCTCCCGTAAGCAGCCTTGTAGAAGTCAGCAGGCTTTTCAGAGACGATGTACTTATAGAAGTAGAAGCTACAGCAGTAATTAAAAACAAATAA
- the ftsY gene encoding signal recognition particle-docking protein FtsY produces the protein MSWFKNIFKKEEKETLDKGLEKSSQGFFEKMTKAVVGKSKVDDEVLDDLEEVLIASDVGASTTIKIIQRIEERVARDKYVGVNELDQILRDEISGLLLENPHAGTGNIDTSKKPYVIMVVGVNGVGKTTTIGKLAHQFKSEGRNVVLGAADTFRAAAVDQLTIWSERVGVPIVKQGMGSDPASVAFDTVQSAVAQNADVVIIDTAGRLHNKINLMNELSKIKRVMQKVIPDAPHEILLVLDGSTGQNAFEQAKQFTAATEVNALAVTKLDGTAKGGVVIGISDQFQIPVKYIGVGEKMQDLQLFNGTEFVDSFFKKR, from the coding sequence ATGAGTTGGTTTAAAAATATTTTCAAAAAGGAAGAAAAAGAAACTTTAGATAAAGGATTGGAGAAATCCAGTCAGGGTTTCTTTGAAAAAATGACGAAGGCCGTAGTCGGTAAAAGCAAAGTAGATGATGAAGTTCTGGATGATCTTGAAGAAGTGCTTATTGCATCTGATGTAGGTGCTTCCACTACCATTAAAATCATACAAAGAATCGAAGAGCGTGTTGCCCGCGATAAATATGTGGGGGTGAATGAGCTGGATCAAATTCTTCGTGATGAAATTTCAGGACTGCTTCTTGAAAACCCTCATGCAGGAACAGGAAATATTGATACTTCCAAAAAACCCTATGTCATCATGGTAGTAGGAGTAAATGGTGTTGGAAAAACGACAACTATCGGGAAACTGGCTCACCAGTTCAAATCAGAGGGTAGAAATGTGGTATTAGGAGCTGCCGATACCTTCAGAGCGGCTGCAGTAGATCAGCTTACGATCTGGAGTGAAAGAGTGGGCGTTCCGATTGTAAAACAAGGAATGGGTTCTGACCCTGCTTCTGTAGCATTTGATACAGTACAAAGTGCTGTTGCTCAAAATGCAGATGTAGTGATTATTGATACCGCAGGAAGACTTCACAACAAGATCAACCTGATGAATGAGCTTTCAAAAATCAAAAGAGTGATGCAAAAGGTGATTCCTGATGCTCCTCATGAGATTTTATTAGTATTGGATGGCTCTACAGGACAAAATGCATTTGAACAGGCAAAACAATTTACGGCTGCAACAGAAGTTAACGCATTGGCTGTAACCAAATTAGACGGAACCGCTAAAGGAGGAGTTGTAATTGGTATTTCCGATCAGTTCCAAATACCGGTAAAATATATTGGTGTAGGCGAAAAAATGCAGGATTTACAGCTTTTTAATGGTACGGAATTTGTAGACTCATTCTTCAAGAAAAGATGA